A stretch of DNA from Toxotes jaculatrix isolate fToxJac2 chromosome 15, fToxJac2.pri, whole genome shotgun sequence:
GCCAGGACTGACGGCCTAACATCAGTGTCTGACCTCATTCTTCGTTTTGTGGCTGAAGTGGAGCAAATCCAGGTCCAGGAGgaggctgttacagcagcagcacgtTATCCATGCCCATGGGTTAGGAGTGAGATCATCAGATGCCATGTCATGTGTGAGTGAGATATATAGCTCAAATAATGCTACATTACGAAAAAGTTGAATGCATTAgtagtttttttgtttcatttgcaaaacatttcattacattttgacAGGTTTTAATTTTATTCAGCAGGTAAGTCATTGAGCACAACTGCCGCAGGTAAAGGCAGTGAATGGTGCAAGCCACATGTAGATTAGAAGAATATGAGAATAAGGGACCTGGCGGGACTAACAGCTGCGTCaacaaatataaattaatatcCAAAATCTATTCCACCGTATTCCTTATATTTTCGTGTTTCCCAGACATTAATatatgaaaacaacaaattattTTCCTGTTCTCCCACAGAAAGAAAGCACAAATTAACTGCAGTCACTGTCCTTCTGCATAATATCTCCTTTAATATCAACTGAAATATGTGCTTTTAGAATTCTCTAAAATCCCCTGCATTTCCAACATGCTGTCAAACTAATAAATATGTAACAGTGATGCAAACCTGTCAACTACAGCTCTGAACCAACGAGCACTCAGGGCTTACTTGGCAGCATCCAATCCATTATCAAATGTGACTGAGAGCTGCGGTGGCTCAGTCAGTTGTTATTGTTGTAACAGTGTTTAAACGCTGCCCTCTTGGCCAGAAACAGCAATATAAATCTTAACAAAACATTTACCTGGTTAAATACATGAAAATCAGAATGAATTTTAAGTTCATATGAATAAGAGTCACTGAGACTGATCTGTGACTTCTAATGCCATTGCTACAATTTAGTTTACTGAATATCACAGGCTTTAAGATCATtcataaatcaatcaatcaatcaatcgtGGCCACCTTTAGCACCTCATTGTGATATTAATCTTGTACTAACGCATCACCCAGCTCCAGCTCAGGCCTCCCTTTACCACATGATCTGAACCACAGCTATGGCAATGGCTTCCAAACACTGGTCCAAACTTGTTTGGTTACAAACTGGTCCTTTTAACAATGTtagaaaagcaaaacagttGCAAATACATGAAAGCATCTCAGTTCTTATAAATGACTAAATACTATGTCTCTGATGttgtcagagacagacacaattAGATATAAAATAGGCACATTATCTCTTTACACCACACAGACCTGAAACCCCTCAATAAACAGCTTTCACTCTCCTCTCCCGGCTTCCAATGACAAACATGTGACACATACAGTACTTGAtcatattacattattattacgTTACGTTATCCCTCAAATGTCCCTATAAAACACCCAGAATcgaaactgaagacagaaagaaaattatttCTGTAATAAAAAGCTAAGAATTAATACAAAAGAGTCATTAGAAACGTACGTAAAGGTCGAGTCTCAGATGTACACACACCACTGGCAGCGTTTGACTTAATGTTCACGAAACCTTGCTGAAAAGCAGGTTTCTGAAAAACTGAAGTTATGGTTTAGTACTTTCTGATGtgcaatttcctgttttttacagctgtttttagAATTATTACTGTCCTTTATCTacagtgctgtgctgctgctggaaccTTAATACCCCGGGGGGACCCTGCCcaagggattaataaagttctatctatctattgaATATGGGCGACGTAAGTAAGAatatcacacagacaaaacattacACGCACACATAGTGATTGttttcaagtgtttttgttACCAAGGTCTTTGGCATTCCTGGAAAAGAAATTAGCTATGTGGGgaacaaaattaaatgtaacaGCCAAGGAAACAGAGATCAGTGGTATCAGTCTAAATCTCTCAGTAAAGGTGGTATTTAAAGGGTATGTAGCTTCAGAGAACACTTGTTTACAAGTCTTCAAAAAAGCTGAACAAAGAAGTGAGCGTTTGGATTTGAAGAACCGATTGCTGGATTCAGAAGTAAAGTCTCCTTCAACTGATCCATGGTCACTGTGCCTCTATTTCTGTTGgctgttcttcttctctgggCAAACGTAAGACAGAAGCATGTCTATCATGTTCTTCACAATGGCTGGAGGTGGATGGAGGGCATGGGGGAGGTGGTGTGCTAAAGTCATTTGCCAGGCGTCCACCAGCAGAACGCTCATTCCTTTGAACATGGTCCTGAGTACATTATCCAGCTGCAGAGAATACCAGTCGCTGTTGTACAGGCTCACCTCTTGGTCCAGGGCCTGGAGGTTGGCTGAGCGGATCACAACTAGCGTCCCTGGCGCTCGGTCCAGAAGTCGCACCAGCGCCCGCCGAATGTGACGGAGCCGCCGTATGTATACCTGCACGGGAAAGGTGCTGAAATGGGCCCAGATGCTGAGGACCACGACGGTGTTGGGACCCCCAGAAAGGCCGTCCAGCTCATTTGAAATGTACCTCAACTCGCTGGACATGACGGTGGAGAATCGGATGGGTGGGCCATGGCAGCGGTACTTCAAGAGAATATTATGAGTGCTGTCCACTGCCATGAAAGGCCCAACGTTTTTAGGACTTTGTAGATTGAACTCCTTCAACTCTGGGGAGAGTGGATTAAATGGAAGATCCAGTGGGTAGGACGTACAAGGCAAAATGCAGACTGCAAAAATCATagatgaaacaaaaagaaaaccctcACCTGGTACAAAAGCAATGAGGTGCTCAAACCACTGCCTGACGGTGGAGTCCCCGTACATGTAAATCACCTTGTTCTTCAAACACTGAGTGATGGCAGATGAGTCACTGAACCGGCGCATTGTAACCCCACCTAGCGGCCTCCATGAGTCTTCGTAGTAATATCCAGATGGTTCTAGCGTAATAGCTTCTGGTTTTATACTGCTGCTTTCTACCTCTACTTTATCTGACACAAGGCGAGAAATGTTGCAGACAAAATGAATTTAACGGAATAAATCAAAGCATGCACAAACCGTGAACTGACACACAAACTACAAATGTTACTCTGGAGTTGTACTCTACCTTTCCTTGGTGGCAGCACATTGATTCTGTCGGGTCCTGAAGCATGTATGTGCACTTTGAGGTTTACACCactaaagttaaaaaaacaaaacaattccatttaaaaaaaaattaggcaAATGATAATCAGTATTTCACTGTTCACAAATCCCATAAAAACCAACGAACACGTTAGGTACTGCTGAAGATATAAATCTTCAGTCATAACAAGACAAGCAACAACTaggttcattaaaaaaaactgagtaacttcttaaaacagctgggcactgtagtgTTTAGCATTACTCAAACTGGAGTGAAAATAAATTGCAGTGCCCATTTTCCCTGAAATGAAGCAATAATACACCCAGTGCAATAGCTGGAttttatgggatttgttgaaaGTAAGAAAAATTGAAAATATAATCAGACTTAGCCTTTCAGAAAACAGCATATATCCCTCTTTCAAGGACACTACGAACCTCTGTAAGAGCAGTGCCTCCTTGTTGGTGATGAGGTGTTTCAGGTAGCCACCTTTGGCGTGGTTGATTCTGGTGTCACAGCTGAGTATCTTGGGCTTGTAGCAGTACCAGGGTTCCCCTGTGTACAGGTCCGTGTAGTTGCACAGAGGCTGCTGATCAGGGGGCAGGCACATGTTGCACATTGTAGTTTCAGAAATGAAACCCAATCGGAACAGGCTCTTAAAAAACACGCGATCAGGGTGCACTTCCCTCAGCCGTTGCAGCACAGCAACGGCCTCGCTTGAGTGCACCAACATAATCTCAACTTGTGCAGACCCAACCCAGAGGAGTGGGAAGAGAGCAGAATAAAATCCATTCCTGTGGTCCAGCACTGCGCCTGCTACACCTGCTCCGAGCTCCGGAGAGTGCAGTCTGGCCAAAAGGAAATCCCCACCATAGCGCTTGGGACGGCCCTGGAAGTCATGTATTTGGATGAGGGCCTCCAGTTGGTCACCGACATGCCACTCCCTTCCTCCTTTAGCGGGAAGGATGGCAAACAGGCTGTGCACGGGGTCACTTGTCTGGCGAAAGGCAGTTGGCATAGAGCGAGGTGGAGGCCCAGGCCAGGCAATAGAGTCCAACAGGTAGCGTTCTTCCAGTTCATCTTCTGGTGAGGGTTTCTGGCCCAGGTGAGCGCAGAAGGTGTGGTTGTGATAAAAAGTGCTGACTGGGATGAAGGATGAATGGATCCTGCTCTGTAGCTGGTAGAGGGCTGAAATCGTGTGGCAATTCCAGTTCTGGAAAGAATAagagagtttttcacattttcaaaattcaAAGGTCACATATGAACCCCTTCCCTCCACACTCACCTCCACCGTGTGGATGTTGCGGAGCAGGAAGATGAGTCCAGACACAGctaggaagaggaagaggagggcaTATTTGGACAGATTTCGGCACATGATGGCCTCCTCCCGTCTCCCATGATCAGGCcctgcttctgtctctgctgtcaccaCGGCGATGACGGAATCTCTTCGTCCACAGGGATGATGAACAGACCCTgtcaaagagagaaacagaaaactaaCACGGGGACAAAGGGACACGATTCACGTTTAtgcagaaaggaagaaaaactacAGTTGatggaggatgatgaagagctATATCCAAACACGTCAGGTCAAGACAAAGTTGCATTAAAATATTTGACGCCAGGAGTCAGGCGGGCGATGAATATTACCAAACAATAACATTTTGCCCACCAGAGAATCTACTATTCCTTATTCACAAGCCCAAATCAAAGTTACTGCGCCTGTTGTTCTTCATCTTACACCATACACCCATCCATGCCTACAAATGTCGACATACAGATTTAACAGCCaagtacacacagacagtcgCACCGCTCGGGTGACTGTGAGCATCCCACCGGGTTTCAGACTTATCTTCATCACGAGCCAACGAGAGCGATCAGCTGCCACGGCTATCACATGAACGGCTGCAATGGCGCAAGAGCCAACAACAAAGAAATGGGTGGATTATTAAATCCTATACACGGGTGGAGATTCCGACATATTTCTATTGACATGCAGATTTTCCTTTAGATAACGTCAACACCGGCGATGCGGGCGTTTTCGCTGAGAAATGCTCGGATACTTACACGGTCCGACGGCGGAGGAAGGAGATGACGCTCCGTACAGCTGCGGATTAAGGCAGACGTGAGTTGGGGGTGTTtagtggagggagggggggggggggggggggggtgttgctGCGTCCTCTGGtggtcaataaataaataacacctCCGTGTTTAACGCATTGGATAATTATTAGCTTCAGCTCCATTTCTTCCCGTCTTTCAACATAATAAGAAATGTGTATCCCAAATAAGAATGTGTGGAAAATTATAATTGCAGATTTTATTACATCTTTCTTAAGATAAATATATAGTacaacattttttatgttgaTCATCAGTGTGATCTAAAGTCGATAGAAACAGGTCAACCATTAACAACTATGTCACAATAGATGGTATGCTTGTTCATCTGTGGATACAAGTGCACTACGTTTAACACATCAACTCCTAATCTGATTTATTGCAGTTTATCAGTTAGGCATTGATGGATATCAACAAGGAGAATATGCCTGGTCTCTTCATCACTAGGGGAAGCAGCCTACTCACTGTATGTCATCAAAAATTGCTTTCAAGTTGCTAATACCTTCTGAAGCTAGGTCACAACCAAGCAATCAATCTTTACAGGATGACAATGTCCATTAAATAAGAGAATAGTGGTAATAAGTAGTGGTGTATAAAATTTTGAGTTACATTCACAGTAAAGTATTGTTTCCAAGCCTGCCCTGGGTTCAGACTTGAGTGCATGGTTATTTGAGATCTGGGTCAGTAATCACGGTGAGTGCAGTTGTATGACATGACCAAAGTTCAATAGAGGGAAACATATCTCAATCctacactttacacacacactcaggagtTCTGTACAGGTGTCTGTAGGTGTAGAGTCTCAGACAGGGCTAAGAGTGGCTCCCTCCGTTCTCTGCACTTCTGCCGCCTTCTGTGGGGAGTTGGACTGTGCTGTTTTACCAGGGGAGATAGGTGAGGAGGgctgtggtgtttctgttctATCACTGATcacctcctcagcctcctcctccctctgttgcACAGAGGAGAGGTATTGCTCCAGCAGGCTGCAGTCTGCGCTGTCTGCAC
This window harbors:
- the nxpe3 gene encoding NXPE family member 3, producing MCRNLSKYALLFLFLAVSGLIFLLRNIHTVENWNCHTISALYQLQSRIHSSFIPVSTFYHNHTFCAHLGQKPSPEDELEERYLLDSIAWPGPPPRSMPTAFRQTSDPVHSLFAILPAKGGREWHVGDQLEALIQIHDFQGRPKRYGGDFLLARLHSPELGAGVAGAVLDHRNGFYSALFPLLWVGSAQVEIMLVHSSEAVAVLQRLREVHPDRVFFKSLFRLGFISETTMCNMCLPPDQQPLCNYTDLYTGEPWYCYKPKILSCDTRINHAKGGYLKHLITNKEALLLQSGVNLKVHIHASGPDRINVLPPRKDKVEVESSSIKPEAITLEPSGYYYEDSWRPLGGVTMRRFSDSSAITQCLKNKVIYMYGDSTVRQWFEHLIAFVPELKEFNLQSPKNVGPFMAVDSTHNILLKYRCHGPPIRFSTVMSSELRYISNELDGLSGGPNTVVVLSIWAHFSTFPVQVYIRRLRHIRRALVRLLDRAPGTLVVIRSANLQALDQEVSLYNSDWYSLQLDNVLRTMFKGMSVLLVDAWQMTLAHHLPHALHPPPAIVKNMIDMLLSYVCPEKKNSQQK